The sequence GCCCTCGTGGGACCGGCCGCCGCTGCCCCGCACCCGGTGGAACCGGCGGAACAGCAGCTCCTGCTGGTCGGCGGGGACGCCGACGCCGGTGTCGCTGACCGTCAGGGTGACCTGGTCGTCGTCGCCGTGCAGGTGCAGCCGCACGGTGCCGGAGAGGGTGTACTTCAGCGCGTTGGAGAGCAGGTTGACGACGACCTTCTCCCACATGTCCCGGTCCACGTACGCGGTGCGCGGCAGCGGCCGGACGTCGACCCGGTAGTCCAGCCCGCCCTGGCGCATGGCGTGCGCGAAGGACTCGGCGACGCCGGCGGTCAGGGCGGCGAGGTCGGTGGCCGCCCGCTCCGCCTCCAGCCGGCCGGCCTCGATCCGGGCGAAGTCGAGCATGTCGTTGACGAGTTTGCGCAGCCGGCCGGCGTTGCGGCGGACCACCTCCAGCCGCTCCCGCTGGGCCGGCGGCAGCGGCTGGAGCTGATCGGCGAGGCTCTCCTGCACCGGCCCGGTGATCAGGGTCAGCGGGGTGCGCAGCTCGTGGCTGACGTCGGTGAAGAACTCCGTCTTCGCGGCGTCCAGCTCGGCGAGCGCCGCGGCCCGGCGGCGCTGGGCCGCGTACGCCAGCACGTCGGTCAGCGCGGTGGAGACCCGGTTGGCGACCAGGTCCAGGAAGTGCCGGTAGGGCTCGTCCAGCTCCCGGTACGGCGTGACGCCGAGCACCAGCACGCCGACCGGCCGGGCGCGGCCGGTGGCCAGCAGCGGCAGGGCCACCGCGTCGTCCACCGGCATGCCGTCGACGGTGGCGGCGGCGCGCCGGCGGGCGAGGCCGGTGATCCGGGCCGGCTGCCCGGTACGCATCACCTGCGCCACCTCGGCGAGCCGGCCGGGGGCGGCGAGCCCGTCCGGGGCGCCGTCGTCCCCGGTGGGGGTGCCGAACGACGCCACCAGGGTCAGCTCGTCGCCGGCCGGCCCGGCCGGCGGCCGCTCCCCGCGCTCGTCGTCGAGGAGTTGCTCGTCACGCAGGTAGACCAGCCCGAGGGGCAGGTCGGCGCGGCCCTCGGCGAGGATCCGGGCGGCCGCCCGGGCCGCGTCGCCGGCGGTGTCCGCCTCGGCGATGGAGAGGTCGCCCAGGGTGCGCAGCAGGGCCAGGCGGCGGTCGGCGACCAGCCGACCGGTCACGTCGCTGGTCGCCACGAAGATCCCCGCGACGCTGCCGTCCGCGCGGTGGATCGGGCTGTAGGAGAAGGTCCAGTAGGTCTCCTCGCGGTAGCCGTGGCGCTGGAGGAAGAGCAGCTGGTCCTGCGCGTAGGTGGCGCCGCCGCCGGCGAGGACCTGCTCGGTCATCGGGCCGAGGGTGTCCCACGCCTCGGCCCAGCACTCCGCGCCCCGCTGCCCGACCGCGGCCGGGAACTTGTCGCCGACCATCCCGGTGTAGGGGTCGTTGAAGATCTGCACCAGCTCCGGGCCCCACCAGATCAGCATGGGGATCTTCGACGGCAGCACGGTGCGCACGGCGGCCCGCAGTTCGGCCGGCCAGGACTCGACCGGGCCCAGCGGGGTGGCGGACCAGTCAATGGCCCGGTGCGCCGCGCTGGTCGGGTCGGTGCCCGGAAAGAGGCGGGCCGTGGTGTCGTACCCGTCGGTGTCCCGTCCGTGCGTCACCCGCGGCCACCTCCTTCCCTCGTCGCCGGGTCGGGGCAGCCGTGCAGTCGCCCGAGGCACCCATTGTCCCCAGCCGGCGGTGGTTCCGAACCTCCATCCGGAGGCGAGCTGGCCGCGGTGCCGGGCGGCGGTCCGACCGGCACCGGTGCTGGTCGCCGACGGCACCCGCGACGCGCCCCGGCACCTGTCGACCGGCTGCTCGACCTGCCCGCCCGAAAGTGGGCGGAGCTGGACCTCGACGCGCGGGGACCGGTGCGCCCGGCCGCGCCCGTAACCCACGCCAGGAAGGGAGCGGCGCATGACGTCGGTCGCCAGCCCGCTGCCGGAGCTGCGGTTCGAGCGAGGGCGGTCAGGCGGGGGCCGGGCCGAGGCTGCCGCGGCGGACGAGTTCGGCGGGAAGCACCTCGACCCGGGGACGGCCGACGGCCGGTTCCAGGGCCAGGGTCATCGCGCGGGCGCCCAGTTCCACCAGGGGCAGCCGGACGGTGGTCAGCGCGGGCGTGACGTCGGCGGCCACCGGCATGTCGTCGAAACCGACGACGGAGACCTCCTCGGGGACCCGGACGCCCCGGGCGCGCAGCAGGGTCAGTGCGCCCACCGCCATCGAGTCGTTGAGCGCGGCCAGCGCGGTCAGCCCCGGCGCCGCAGCCAGCAATTCGGCCGCCGCACGGGCACCGCCGTCGCGGGTGAAGTCGGCGTACCGGACCCGCTCCGGCGGCAGCGCGGCACCGAGCCCCTCGGCCACCCCGGCGAGGCGGTCGCTGGTGGTGGTGAGCTCCCGGGGACCGGCGATCACGCCGATCCGGTGGTGCCCCAGCCGGCGCAGCTCCGCGCCGAGCCGGCGCGCGCCGTCGGAGTTGGCCGGCATCACCGCGTCGCCGGGGTGCTCGTGCCGGCCGATCACCGCCACCCGGCCGCCGGTCGCCTCGTACGCGGCCAGCTTCTCGGTGAGCCGGGCGGTGCAGTCGGGGTCGTGGTAGCCCGAGCCGGCCAGCACGATGGCGGCGACCTGCTGGCCCCGCAGCATCTCGACGTACTCCAGCTCGCGCTCCGGGTCGCGGTAGCTGTTGCAGATGATGACCAGCCGGCCCCGGTCGGTGGCCACCCGTTGCAGGCCCCGGGTCACCTCGGCGAAGTACGGGTCGGAGACGTCGTGCACCACCACGCCGACCACGCTGCGCTGCGGCCGGGCCAGCAGCTGGGCGTGCGCGTTCGGGACGTACCGCAGGTCGGCGACGGCCCGCAGCACGCGCTCGCGCAGCTCGTCGGCGACCGGCTTGCTGCTGCCGTTGATGACCCGGGAGGCGGTGGCGGGAGAGACGCCCGCGCGGCGGGCGACGTCGGCCAGCGTCGCCAATGGCCACCCCCTGCCCGCCTCGGTCCCGCGCCCCGTGGTCGGGCACAGGTTACCGCACGGCGTCAGGAAAGCCCTTGCCTGTGCTGTGGCCGCGACCTACCACCACCCCCCGTCCCCGCCACGAGGGTCGGCAGTCGGGATCGTGGAGGGTTGTTGTCGCAGGGACGACAACAACCCTCCACGATCGCGCCGACGCTGTCGGGGTCGGTCGGCCGCTGGTGGCGAGCGGGCGGGGGTGGGTGGGGCTGGGCGAGCCGGGTCAGCGGGTGGGCAGGGCGGCGGTCACCCGGACGGCCTTGACGATGGCGGGGATCGAGCCGATCAGGAGGACCAGGCCCCAGACGATCGCGACCACCGCGAAGACCAGCGCGCCGACGTCGTCGAGGATGCTCACCACGACGACCGGCACCAGGTTGTGCAGGAACTCCAGCAGCACCGTGCAGAGCAGCGTGGTCAGCGCCAGCAGCACCAGCCCCTTGTTCTGCAGGAAGCGGGGCTGGGCGAGCAGCAGCAGCACCACCCAGACCAGCTTGAGCAGCAGCACCAGGCCGAGCAGCAGGCTCGCCTCGCCGACCGGGAAGAAACCCCACAGCGCCAGGTACGCCAGCGTGCCGAACGGCGCGGCCAGGAAGAGCGAGACCATGATGGACAGCTCCACGAAGGCGAGCACCAGCATCAGCAGCGACACCAGGATCAGCACGATCGAGAAGACCAGCGTCGCCACGCCCTGCACCCGCCCCTGGACCCGGTCCGGCACCACCAGGCTCAGACAGAACAGCCCTGTCGTCCAGAGCGCCACCACGTCGACCAGCGCCAGATAGCCGGTGCCCCGACCGGCGGGCTCGTCGACCCGGCCCACCTCGCCGACGTCCACCCCCAGGTCCTGCGCGCCGGCTCGCAGCGCGCCGCCCGCGTCCCCGCCGCCGGTGAGCAGCGACGAGCCCAGCTCCACCCCGACCACCAGCGCCACGGCCAGCAGCGCCAGCAGCAGGAACGGCTTGCGCAGCTCACCCACGACGGGCCTCCTCGCGGATCGGGCCCCCGCGACGGGGAGCGGGTACGGGCCAGGCCGCCCGGCGGCTCAGGATCCGATCGTGACCGCGCACGCCACACCTCCCGCACAGCCGACGGTGATCTCGCTGGCCCGGTCGACGGCGACCTTCGCCACGGCCGTGCCGTCCTCGCCCGGCTCCACCTCGTCGTCCACGGTGAAGCCGGCGTCGCGGGGCGCCGGCGCGGTGACCCGGAACCGGTCCGGGCTGCGCAGCACCAGGGTGCGCAGCCCGTCCGGGTCGGCGACGCGCAGCACGCAGGCGCCGACCACGGTCAGGGTGTCCCCGGTACGGTCGCAGCCGGCCCGCACCGTCGCCGGGTCGATCGTGGCGCTGTCGCCGACCAGCCGGCCCAGCCAGCGGACGGCGCCGTCGTCGTCCGGGCCGCCCCGGTCGCCCCGGCCCGCGCCGACGGCCACCACGAAGAGCACCACCAGCAGGACGGCCAGCCCCACCAGCAGCAGCTTGCGTCGCCCGCTCATGGCCGGGCCGCCGCCGCCCCGCCGACCTCGGTGAACCGGATCTGGTCGATCCCGGCGAAGTACCGGTCGAAGGCCTGTGTCTTGCTCACCGCCACCAGCGTCACCTGGTGCGGCCCTTTGCCGAGCCGCAGCGTGCCGACGTCCTCGAAGTCGGTACGGACCACCTTCGGGGTGAAGCCGAGGAAGGTCCCGCCGACCTGGACGCCGTCGATCTGGAAGATGGTGTTGGCGTAGTCGAACGAGGTGGTGCGGGCGGCGGAGAACCGCCAGACGGCGGCCTTCGGCAGGTCGACGGTCACCGTGACCTGGTCGCCGACCGCCAGGCCCTGGAAGAACAGCTGCCGGTCCTGCGACCAGGTGACCCCGCAGCAGTTCGGCTGGACCACCACCTTCGCCGCGGCGCCGGTCGGCGACTCCACCTTCGCCTGCGCCACCAGGCTCTCCGCCTCCAGGGTGACCACCTGCGGCTCGCCCGGGGCGGGCGCGTCCTCCGGTCGGGTCACCAGCCAGCCGACCACCGCGCCGACCAGCAGCACCAGCGCCACGGCCGCGGCGATCCACGGCCAGGGGGCGCGGCGGGGCGGGGCGACGGCGCGGACCTCGTACGTCACCCGGCCGCTGGAGCGGGAACTCTCCTCGGGCGCGGTGTTCGCCGAGTAGGCGAAGCCGGTCATGTCGTAGCGGCGGGGCGCGGTGCCGGGCGGCACGGCGAGGCGGACCAGGAAGGAGACCGACCCCTGACCCGGCACCACCCGCTGCGGCTCGGCGACGGTGAACCAGGACCGCTGGCTGCCCTCCCCGGGGGCGACGTCGAAGACCACCGTGTCCGGGGCGGCGCCGGGGTTCGAGACGGTGAAGGTGAGTTCGCCGTGGTTGCCGGTGTCGAGGGTGAACTGCTCGGCGGCGGCGACGACGGCCCATTCGGTGGTCATGACGGCTCCTCTGCGGACGGTCCCGGAGGTGGAAGGGTGCGTGGGGGCGGGACGGCGGCCCGGCCGACCGCCGGGCCGGTGGGCAGCGGCGGCGGGTCGACGGGCGGTTCGGGGTCGCCCGGGTGGCCGGGCTCCGGGTCGACCGGATGCCGACCGATGGCGGCCCCGGGAGCCGGGTCGGCGGCAGGTCCGGACCAGCCGGTGGCCGGCTGGTCCGTGGGTGGGTCGGCCGGCGGGTCGGCGGGGTCGGCGTCGCCGAGCAGGACGACCTCGGCGGTCACCGCGGCCGGCTTCTCCGCCGCCACGATCCGGCCGATCAGGGCGAGCGAGCCGGCGGCGGCCGGCGGCACCCGGACCACCAGGTGGAAGGGCCGGTCGACCGGTTCGTCCAGGACGAACCCGGTCACCCCGGTGGCCAGCTCCAGGGCGCTCCGCATCCCGTACGGGGTGCCCCGCCAGCGGGCCAGGTGCGCGCCGTGCGCCACCAGGTCCCGCAGCCGCCCCATCGGCAGTGCCGGCGGCGCGTCCGGGCGGGGCGAGGCGAGCACGTGGTCCATCGCCACCCACCGGGTCAGGTACCCGACGAACCCGTCCGGCGCCCGGTACGGGGCGAACAGCGCGTCGACGTCGGCGAGCACCGCCTCGTCCGGGGCGTGCAGCGCCTCCATCACCTCCAGCAGCGCGAACAGCACGCTGCCGGGGACGCCGGCCCGCTGGTACGCGGCGGGCAGCAGCCGCTCAATCGCCGCTCGGCGCATCCTGCCGCACCACCTCGATGTCGTGCTCGCCGGAGCAGAGCAGCCAGGTGTCCGGGACGGTCACCACGTCGGCGGTGGCCTGGTTGGCGCTGGGCGTCCAGTCCACGGCGTCGCCGCTGCGGTACACCCCGCGCTCGCCGCCGGCCAGGATCAGCCGGTCGGTGCCGCCGGTGGCGGCGATCGCGTCGACCGGTACGAACCGGGTCCGGTCCCGCAGCGGCAGCCCACAGTTGACCATCACCGGCTGCCACTGCGGCTGCGCGGCGAGGGTGTCCAGTCGCACCACCCCGCCGCTCTGGGTGGCCGCCAGCGCGAGGGTGCCGGCGAAGGCCAGGTCGCGGCAGGTGCCGCCGATCCAGCCGGCCTGCACCGACTGCCACTTCACGTCCGACTCGAACAGCCGGGTGCGGTGGCAGCCCTGCCCGGGTTTCTTCGGGTCCGGCTCGCCGGCGCCCGACCAGAGCAGGGTGGCCGGGCCGTCGTACTGCACGGCGAGGACCCGGTTGTCCACGTTGGCCAGCCCGACGTGGGTGAAGCTGCCCGGGCGGCCGGCGGCGGTGGAGAGGTAGACGCCGAACCCGGCCTGCGCGGCGACCGCCACCCCGGGCGCGCCCCGCTCCGAGACGAAGGCGCGCACGGCGTAGAAGCCGCGGTCGGCGTCGGCCGGGTCGACCAGGATCTGCAACGGCACCGAGCCGGGCAGCAGGGAGACCTCGTACAGGCCGGTGTCGGTGGCCAGCAGCAGCGCGCCCGCGCCGTCCCGGTCGATCCAGGCCACGTCGGAGATGCGGGAGTCCAGGTCGGTCAGGAGCGACCAGTTCTCGCCGAGGTCGGTGCTCAGGTGCACCCGGGAGCCACCGGCGGCCCGGACGGTCACCGCCGCCACCGAGCCGGGGCGGGCGGTCACGCCGGGGCGTACCGGGGCGGGGGCGGGGGACACCCGCAGCACCGTCTCGCCCTCGAACCGGCCGGCCGGCTCCCAGCCGGCGCCGGCGTTGGTGGAGCGGAACAACACCTCGCCGCGGCCCGCGTACCAGGTGCGGGCCTGGTACTGGTCGACGGCGAGGGTGCGTACCTCGGCGTCGGGGGCCTCGTCGACCACGAAGCGCACCGACTCCACGTAGCGCACGCCCGGCTCGGCGTGCTCCAGCATCCGGTACACGTTGGAGGCCCGCAGCGGCTCGCCGAACGCCCAGCCGGCCGGGTTCAGCGTGGTGGGCAGCGGGCTCAGCGTCTGGTGCAGCCGGTCGTGGATGCGCCGCCGCACCGCCTCGGCGTCCTCCTCCCGGCGCACCACCACCCGGGCCCGGATGGAGACCGCCTTGTAGCGGGCCCACCCGGCCCGGCAGCTCGTGCCGAGGGCGCGGCGGCGGTCCAGGTCCGCCTCGACC comes from Micromonospora purpureochromogenes and encodes:
- a CDS encoding LacI family DNA-binding transcriptional regulator; this translates as MATLADVARRAGVSPATASRVINGSSKPVADELRERVLRAVADLRYVPNAHAQLLARPQRSVVGVVVHDVSDPYFAEVTRGLQRVATDRGRLVIICNSYRDPERELEYVEMLRGQQVAAIVLAGSGYHDPDCTARLTEKLAAYEATGGRVAVIGRHEHPGDAVMPANSDGARRLGAELRRLGHHRIGVIAGPRELTTTSDRLAGVAEGLGAALPPERVRYADFTRDGGARAAAELLAAAPGLTALAALNDSMAVGALTLLRARGVRVPEEVSVVGFDDMPVAADVTPALTTVRLPLVELGARAMTLALEPAVGRPRVEVLPAELVRRGSLGPAPA
- a CDS encoding phage tail protein codes for the protein MRRAAIERLLPAAYQRAGVPGSVLFALLEVMEALHAPDEAVLADVDALFAPYRAPDGFVGYLTRWVAMDHVLASPRPDAPPALPMGRLRDLVAHGAHLARWRGTPYGMRSALELATGVTGFVLDEPVDRPFHLVVRVPPAAAGSLALIGRIVAAEKPAAVTAEVVLLGDADPADPPADPPTDQPATGWSGPAADPAPGAAIGRHPVDPEPGHPGDPEPPVDPPPLPTGPAVGRAAVPPPRTLPPPGPSAEEPS
- a CDS encoding putative baseplate assembly protein produces the protein MTLPVPHLDDRAFLDLVAEARERIRQSCPAWTDLSAHDPGIALVEAFAHLTEVMIYRLNQLPEKAYVQFLNLLGVARHAPSAAWADVRFTRTGGEHGAVRIPAGTRVAAARGADPKPVVFVTTEPATLAAGQAEATVRMHHCEPVEAELLGTGTGQPGQALRAARAPLARTAEPLDLLLGVEVAPGSVELGAAAREHEGRTYEIWRPVDSFAGVGPQAKVYLVDRCSGVLTFAPALDLRPSGDGSAGAAATGAAGSGLVTVAAVPPAGAGIRLWYRAGGGRTGNVAAGTLTSLRDPLPGVRAENPEPASGGRDMETLDSALVRGPYEFFAQQRAVTARDFEILAAGSGAVARARAFTRAAVYSFARPGEVEVVLVPYVPDEARPGGRLPVSVLREHEVEEARRRVEADLDRRRALGTSCRAGWARYKAVSIRARVVVRREEDAEAVRRRIHDRLHQTLSPLPTTLNPAGWAFGEPLRASNVYRMLEHAEPGVRYVESVRFVVDEAPDAEVRTLAVDQYQARTWYAGRGEVLFRSTNAGAGWEPAGRFEGETVLRVSPAPAPVRPGVTARPGSVAAVTVRAAGGSRVHLSTDLGENWSLLTDLDSRISDVAWIDRDGAGALLLATDTGLYEVSLLPGSVPLQILVDPADADRGFYAVRAFVSERGAPGVAVAAQAGFGVYLSTAAGRPGSFTHVGLANVDNRVLAVQYDGPATLLWSGAGEPDPKKPGQGCHRTRLFESDVKWQSVQAGWIGGTCRDLAFAGTLALAATQSGGVVRLDTLAAQPQWQPVMVNCGLPLRDRTRFVPVDAIAATGGTDRLILAGGERGVYRSGDAVDWTPSANQATADVVTVPDTWLLCSGEHDIEVVRQDAPSGD